The Methanothrix sp. genome window below encodes:
- the mcrD gene encoding methyl-coenzyme M reductase operon protein D yields the protein MEILPSRFLSPETTQKLLNELYKSGGIVRMMIQGPNLPRTVTYGPGKGLPIEEHRNLLVEVGGEVLELRVKVGRVRLELEGEEFLPGIQAACERALPFGFQIKRGRFFREISTISDYAKYGKDADKRILGLVDPRAKKESALAILSEKDSDEKEER from the coding sequence GTGGAGATCCTGCCCAGCAGGTTTCTCTCGCCAGAGACCACCCAGAAGCTCCTGAACGAGCTCTACAAGAGCGGAGGTATCGTCCGAATGATGATTCAGGGGCCAAACCTCCCGAGGACGGTGACATACGGCCCTGGAAAGGGCCTGCCCATAGAGGAGCACCGTAACCTCCTCGTGGAGGTTGGGGGCGAGGTCTTGGAGCTCAGGGTCAAGGTCGGCAGGGTCCGACTGGAGCTCGAGGGCGAGGAGTTCCTTCCTGGAATCCAGGCGGCGTGTGAGCGAGCGCTGCCCTTTGGCTTCCAGATAAAGAGAGGCAGATTCTTCCGCGAGATCTCCACGATCTCCGACTACGCAAAGTACGGGAAGGATGCGGATAAGCGCATCCTCGGACTGGTCGATCCGCGAGCCAAGAAGGAATCAGCTCTGGCCATTCTGTCTGAAAAGGATAGTGACGAGAAGGAGGAGAGATAA
- the mcrG gene encoding coenzyme-B sulfoethylthiotransferase subunit gamma, whose protein sequence is MAYTPQYYPGNTSVGANRRKHMSGNLEKLRDIPEADVVAIMGHRAPGADYPSTHPPLKEMGEPDCPIRQLVEPTPGAAAGDRVRYSQFADSMYFAPSIPYWRSYWAAINCRGADPGTLSGRQIIEARERDIEAYTKKLMDSEMTDVARCSMRGCTVHGHSLRLEENGMMFDMLARTEMGADGNVYYVKNQVGIPLDKKINVGKPMSEDELKKRTTIFRYDNIPYGGKVGARKFDEALEALHHMWELRTKWGFRPE, encoded by the coding sequence ATGGCATACACACCCCAATACTATCCCGGCAACACCTCTGTTGGCGCCAACAGAAGGAAGCACATGTCCGGAAACCTCGAGAAGCTCAGAGATATTCCCGAGGCAGATGTAGTTGCTATCATGGGCCACAGGGCCCCAGGTGCCGACTACCCGAGCACCCATCCACCACTGAAGGAGATGGGCGAGCCTGACTGCCCGATAAGGCAGCTCGTCGAGCCCACACCGGGCGCTGCGGCAGGAGATCGCGTCAGGTATTCCCAGTTTGCTGACTCGATGTACTTCGCCCCGTCGATCCCGTACTGGAGGTCCTACTGGGCGGCTATCAACTGCAGAGGCGCGGATCCAGGCACCCTCTCAGGCAGGCAGATCATAGAGGCCCGCGAGAGGGATATCGAGGCGTACACAAAGAAGCTGATGGACTCTGAGATGACAGATGTCGCCAGGTGCTCCATGAGGGGCTGCACGGTCCACGGCCACTCCCTGAGGCTTGAGGAGAACGGCATGATGTTCGACATGCTGGCGAGGACCGAGATGGGCGCCGACGGCAACGTCTACTACGTCAAGAACCAGGTCGGCATACCGCTGGACAAGAAGATCAATGTCGGCAAGCCAATGAGCGAGGATGAGCTCAAGAAGCGGACAACGATCTTCAGGTACGACAACATACCCTACGGCGGCAAGGTGGGCGCCAGGAAGTTCGATGAGGCGCTGGAGGCCCTGCACCACATGTGGGAGCTCAGGACAAAGTGGGGCTTCAGGCCGGAGTGA
- the mcrA gene encoding coenzyme-B sulfoethylthiotransferase subunit alpha yields the protein MAKLHTKKLFVRALTKKFGKDFDLSSQKTEYKRLGPEQSARKREFMEYSKKLEGKRGISFYNPYLHCGGIPLGQRQLVPYKLSSTEYIVEGDDLHFVNNPAMQQMWDDIRRTVIVGLDMAHEVLEKRLGKEVTPETINNYLEILNHAMPGAAVVQEHMVETHPGLVEDCNVRVFTGDDDLADEIDPQYLIDINKLFPTDQAEQLKAAIGKTTWQAIHIPTIVVRSCDGGTTSRWSAMQLSMTFIDAYNMCAGEAAVADLAYAAKHAAVLQMSDMLPARRARGPNNPGGLSFGFMADMVQTSRVKPWDPTAVSLNVVAAGTMLYDQIWLGSYMSGGVGFTQYATAAYTNDVLDDFSYYGVDYGMEKYGGFAKAPANLEVVKDLATEVTLYGIEQYESFPTLLEDHFGGSQRASVLAAASGITCAIMTGNSQAGLAGWYLSMLLHKEAWGRLGFFGYDLQDQCGPTNVFSYQSDEGNPLELRGANYPNYAMNVGHQGEYAGISSAAHAGRGDAFACNPLVKVAFANPALVFDWTDIRLCFGKGGAREFRAAGERSLVMPAV from the coding sequence ATGGCAAAACTTCATACCAAGAAGCTATTCGTCAGGGCTCTGACCAAGAAGTTCGGAAAGGACTTCGACCTCTCGAGCCAGAAGACCGAGTACAAGAGGCTCGGTCCCGAGCAGAGCGCTCGTAAGAGAGAGTTCATGGAGTACTCCAAGAAGCTAGAGGGGAAGCGCGGCATATCATTCTACAACCCATACCTGCACTGCGGCGGAATTCCGCTGGGCCAGAGGCAGCTGGTCCCCTACAAGCTGTCTTCCACTGAGTACATAGTTGAGGGTGACGACCTGCACTTCGTCAACAACCCTGCGATGCAGCAGATGTGGGACGATATACGCAGGACCGTCATCGTAGGCCTCGATATGGCCCATGAGGTGCTTGAGAAGCGCCTGGGCAAGGAGGTCACACCCGAGACGATCAATAACTACCTGGAGATCCTCAACCACGCGATGCCCGGCGCAGCCGTGGTCCAGGAGCACATGGTTGAGACCCATCCAGGGCTGGTTGAGGACTGCAACGTCAGGGTCTTCACTGGAGATGATGACCTCGCTGACGAGATCGATCCGCAGTACCTCATAGACATCAACAAGCTCTTCCCGACAGACCAGGCGGAGCAGCTCAAGGCTGCCATCGGCAAGACCACCTGGCAGGCGATCCACATCCCCACGATCGTTGTCAGGAGCTGCGATGGTGGAACGACCTCAAGGTGGAGCGCGATGCAGCTCTCGATGACGTTCATCGATGCGTACAACATGTGCGCCGGTGAGGCTGCAGTCGCTGATCTGGCGTATGCTGCGAAGCACGCCGCGGTCCTCCAGATGTCCGACATGCTGCCTGCACGCCGCGCTCGCGGTCCCAACAACCCGGGCGGCCTGAGCTTCGGCTTCATGGCTGACATGGTCCAGACATCGAGGGTCAAGCCCTGGGATCCGACTGCTGTGTCTCTGAACGTGGTTGCCGCAGGCACAATGCTCTACGATCAGATCTGGCTGGGCAGCTACATGTCCGGAGGCGTCGGATTCACACAGTACGCCACAGCAGCGTACACCAACGATGTCCTGGATGACTTCTCCTACTATGGCGTCGATTACGGCATGGAGAAGTACGGCGGCTTCGCCAAGGCGCCGGCCAACCTGGAGGTCGTCAAGGATCTGGCCACAGAGGTCACACTCTACGGCATCGAGCAGTACGAGTCGTTCCCGACCCTGCTTGAGGATCACTTCGGCGGATCCCAGAGGGCGTCTGTCCTTGCGGCTGCATCCGGTATCACCTGCGCTATAATGACCGGAAACAGCCAGGCAGGCCTTGCTGGCTGGTATCTCTCCATGCTCCTGCACAAGGAGGCCTGGGGACGCCTTGGATTCTTCGGCTACGACCTGCAGGATCAGTGCGGCCCAACCAACGTCTTCTCGTACCAGTCGGACGAGGGCAACCCGCTCGAGCTGAGGGGCGCCAACTATCCGAACTACGCGATGAACGTCGGCCACCAGGGCGAGTATGCGGGCATCTCAAGCGCTGCTCACGCAGGCCGCGGCGACGCCTTCGCATGCAACCCGCTGGTCAAGGTGGCATTCGCCAACCCCGCGCTGGTCTTCGACTGGACCGACATCAGGCTCTGCTTCGGCAAGGGCGGTGCACGCGAGTTCCGCGCTGCCGGCGAGAGATCCCTCGTCATGCCAGCTGTGTAG
- a CDS encoding acetate--CoA ligase family protein: MTGNFERIAAQALGEGRTYLMEHESKRILMDAGLETTGAHLASSADDAVRIANQLGYPVVLKVLSKDVIHKSDAGGVRLNLQDADAVRSAYDEIQKAFRELGMIGVSVQRMASPGIEVIIGVTTDPTFGPVLMFGLGGIFVEILRDVSFRSIPISEMDAESMIREIRGYPLLRGYRGISGDIDAIKSMLLRVSDLVREHSIIKEMDLNPVFVYPRGYTIADARIILDSSSAASAADTAPSQGVGGLRGLFYPQSIAVIGASNTKGKLGWNVFYNLLSHGYKGRLYPVNPNASEVQGVRAYPSIKDVPEAVDVAIVLVPASLTPQVVQDCCAAGVKYVVVESAGFAELGDEGKRIERELLSIVRRHGCRLLGPNCSGIINTNCGVVESIGVVDELNRGNVGLIAQAGVYAAGYLWGLRKVLDFGIIATIGNKLDLNETDMLEAIGMDENIDVVCMYLEDVKGGRRFIDVAREVSRRKPVVVLKTGRTEAGKRAVSSHTASLAGNDEIYSSVFRQAGLIRARDNDHMFALARAFSKQPLPVNDGVFVISYAGSLGVAAADAISMNGMRLAELSPDLKEELRRVLPKYVSGMNPVDFTFDQTPDQVRRTIEIAVRSEDVGSFIVVMQTEMLGSYIDTLRSIDYMGRPVLAVVASKEFVIDDTIKMERAGIPVYSTPEQAAEVLGAMWRYRKERRWQE, from the coding sequence ATGACCGGCAACTTCGAGAGGATAGCTGCACAGGCGCTTGGGGAGGGAAGGACGTATCTGATGGAGCACGAGAGCAAGCGCATTCTCATGGATGCCGGGCTGGAGACCACCGGCGCTCATCTCGCATCCAGCGCCGATGACGCTGTGAGAATCGCGAACCAGCTCGGCTATCCCGTTGTGCTCAAGGTTCTCTCTAAAGATGTGATACACAAATCGGATGCGGGCGGAGTCAGGCTGAATCTCCAGGACGCTGATGCTGTGAGATCTGCATACGATGAAATACAGAAGGCATTCCGGGAGCTGGGCATGATCGGCGTATCGGTTCAGAGGATGGCCAGCCCCGGGATAGAAGTGATCATCGGTGTCACAACGGATCCAACATTCGGACCGGTTCTAATGTTCGGGCTCGGCGGCATCTTCGTGGAGATACTCAGGGACGTGAGCTTCAGATCCATACCCATCTCTGAAATGGATGCAGAGTCGATGATCCGGGAGATCAGGGGCTACCCTCTGCTCAGAGGATACCGCGGCATCTCCGGGGATATCGATGCAATAAAGAGCATGCTCCTCAGGGTATCAGATCTCGTCAGGGAGCATTCGATCATAAAGGAGATGGACCTCAACCCTGTCTTCGTATATCCCAGGGGATACACAATAGCGGATGCCAGGATCATACTTGACAGCTCATCTGCTGCATCAGCTGCAGACACTGCGCCATCTCAGGGGGTGGGTGGTCTTAGGGGCCTGTTCTACCCGCAGAGCATAGCTGTGATCGGGGCATCAAACACAAAGGGGAAGCTTGGATGGAACGTGTTTTATAACCTGCTCAGTCATGGCTATAAAGGCAGGCTATATCCTGTCAATCCGAATGCATCAGAGGTCCAGGGCGTGAGGGCATACCCGAGCATAAAGGACGTGCCGGAGGCTGTGGATGTCGCGATAGTGCTCGTGCCCGCCAGCCTGACGCCACAGGTCGTGCAGGACTGCTGTGCAGCAGGCGTGAAGTACGTCGTTGTCGAGTCCGCTGGATTCGCAGAGCTCGGCGATGAGGGGAAGAGGATAGAGAGGGAGCTCCTCTCCATAGTGAGGAGGCACGGGTGCAGGCTGCTGGGGCCGAATTGCTCCGGGATCATAAACACAAACTGCGGCGTGGTTGAGTCAATAGGGGTCGTGGACGAGCTCAACAGAGGGAATGTGGGGCTCATAGCCCAGGCTGGAGTTTATGCAGCCGGGTATCTCTGGGGTCTGAGGAAGGTGCTGGACTTCGGGATCATTGCGACGATCGGGAACAAGCTGGATCTAAACGAGACCGACATGCTCGAGGCCATCGGGATGGATGAGAACATAGATGTGGTCTGCATGTACCTTGAGGACGTCAAGGGAGGCAGGCGTTTCATAGATGTCGCCAGGGAGGTCTCGAGACGGAAGCCGGTCGTGGTCCTGAAGACCGGCAGGACCGAGGCTGGAAAGAGGGCGGTCTCATCGCACACAGCATCACTTGCAGGGAACGACGAGATCTACAGCTCTGTCTTCAGGCAGGCCGGGCTCATTCGAGCGAGAGACAACGACCACATGTTCGCGCTCGCCAGGGCCTTCTCGAAGCAGCCCCTGCCCGTTAACGATGGGGTTTTTGTCATATCATACGCCGGCTCACTGGGCGTTGCGGCTGCAGATGCCATATCCATGAACGGCATGCGTCTCGCAGAGCTCTCTCCCGATCTCAAGGAAGAACTCCGCAGGGTGCTGCCGAAGTACGTCTCGGGCATGAACCCGGTTGACTTCACGTTCGACCAGACCCCTGATCAGGTCAGGAGAACCATAGAGATCGCCGTACGGAGCGAGGACGTTGGCAGCTTTATAGTGGTCATGCAGACCGAGATGCTTGGATCATACATCGATACGCTCAGATCCATCGACTACATGGGAAGGCCAGTACTGGCGGTCGTCGCATCCAAGGAGTTCGTGATCGACGATACGATAAAAATGGAGCGTGCCGGCATACCTGTCTACTCCACACCGGAGCAGGCTGCGGAGGTCCTCGGAGCTATGTGGAGGTACAGGAAGGAGCGCAGATGGCAGGAGTAG
- a CDS encoding DUF434 domain-containing protein, which translates to MDLRYLLNRGYPPGPAVRFVADHYRIDKDYRNILARAVLSEDVASSRRLKAISLEDLRGRGLHIDGYNVLITVESIISGEDIFLCDDGFIRDMRCIFRKYRRSEATDEAVQLMIDTISRARPSEILLLLDKQISRSGELASDIGEAFSAAGIPGTARTARDVDRALKSSSAVVATSDGIIIDRVSSALDIPALIARRMMVEPIRI; encoded by the coding sequence GTGGATCTGAGATACCTCCTGAACAGAGGCTATCCTCCAGGTCCCGCGGTGAGGTTCGTGGCAGATCACTACCGCATCGATAAGGATTACAGAAACATCCTGGCCAGGGCCGTGCTCTCAGAGGATGTTGCAAGCTCGAGGAGACTCAAGGCGATCAGCCTCGAGGATCTCAGGGGCAGGGGACTGCATATCGATGGATACAATGTGCTGATCACAGTGGAGAGCATCATCTCCGGAGAGGATATCTTCCTCTGCGATGATGGCTTCATAAGAGACATGCGCTGCATCTTCAGGAAATACCGGAGATCCGAGGCCACGGATGAGGCGGTTCAGCTGATGATCGATACGATATCAAGAGCCAGGCCGTCTGAGATCCTTCTGCTCCTGGACAAACAGATAAGCAGGTCCGGAGAGCTCGCCTCTGATATAGGAGAGGCGTTCTCAGCCGCGGGAATCCCCGGCACCGCGAGAACAGCAAGAGACGTGGACAGGGCTCTGAAGAGCTCGTCCGCGGTTGTGGCCACAAGCGATGGCATCATCATAGATCGCGTCTCCAGCGCGCTGGACATCCCCGCACTGATAGCAAGAAGGATGATGGTGGAGCCGATCAGGATATAA
- a CDS encoding fumarate hydratase C-terminal domain-containing protein has translation MEHRVRSPLSEGDVSRFSAGDIVWLSGTVYTARDKAHQRLGEVKFDLRGGVIYHCGPLIRDTTVVSAGPTSSVRLARYLPQVLDLGVRCIIGKGGMPGAAELIRRRAVYLAYPGGCGAAAARSLSVRGVSLPELGMAEAVWVLEATDLGPMVVAIDSHGRDLYREVRESAKKHLKR, from the coding sequence ATGGAGCATAGAGTGAGATCCCCCCTCTCTGAGGGTGACGTGTCCAGATTCTCAGCAGGCGACATCGTCTGGCTGAGCGGCACTGTCTATACGGCGAGAGACAAGGCTCACCAGAGGCTCGGAGAGGTGAAATTCGATCTGCGGGGCGGGGTGATATACCACTGCGGACCGCTCATAAGAGACACGACTGTTGTATCAGCAGGCCCGACGAGCAGCGTCCGGCTGGCGCGATACCTTCCACAGGTTCTCGACCTCGGGGTGAGGTGCATCATAGGTAAGGGCGGGATGCCCGGGGCTGCGGAGCTCATAAGAAGAAGAGCTGTCTACCTAGCCTACCCAGGGGGATGCGGGGCTGCAGCCGCGAGATCCCTGAGCGTGCGCGGCGTCTCTCTCCCGGAGCTTGGAATGGCAGAGGCTGTCTGGGTGCTCGAGGCCACCGACCTCGGCCCCATGGTCGTTGCGATAGACTCCCACGGAAGGGATCTTTACAGAGAGGTGAGAGAATCTGCAAAGAAGCACCTGAAGCGCTGA
- a CDS encoding fumarate hydratase encodes MRRRDVVEATEAVLCRAQISLPGWVVRSIESALRRERNEIARYHLEAILNNIRIAESDGRPVCQDTGLPVFHVEIGERFHLEFDLWEAIAEGVRMATGKGMLRPNVVDPLSRSNTGDNTGPGMPCLIADQVAGDALRITAFPKGAGSENMSFLGMLNPADDPFDYILENLAERVSNACPPVFVGVGIGGTFDQAAALAKRAIMGVPGESEEELLLLRRINNLGIGPMGLGGDTTALGVKIERAFCHTASLPVAVNLQCWANRRATARVTEDGWSIE; translated from the coding sequence TTGAGACGTCGTGATGTTGTGGAGGCGACTGAAGCGGTCTTATGCAGAGCACAGATCTCGCTGCCAGGCTGGGTCGTCCGCTCAATAGAGAGCGCCCTTCGCAGGGAGAGAAACGAGATAGCGAGGTACCATCTGGAGGCGATACTGAACAACATACGAATTGCAGAATCTGATGGACGACCGGTATGCCAGGATACGGGCCTTCCTGTGTTTCATGTGGAGATCGGGGAGAGATTCCACCTGGAATTCGATCTGTGGGAGGCGATCGCGGAGGGAGTGAGGATGGCGACAGGAAAGGGCATGCTTAGACCGAATGTTGTGGATCCGCTGAGCAGGTCGAACACAGGGGACAACACAGGACCCGGCATGCCCTGCCTCATCGCGGATCAGGTTGCGGGAGATGCGCTCAGGATAACCGCATTTCCAAAGGGAGCTGGATCTGAGAACATGAGCTTCCTGGGGATGCTCAATCCAGCGGATGATCCGTTCGATTACATCCTGGAGAACCTCGCGGAGCGTGTGTCGAACGCCTGCCCGCCTGTGTTCGTCGGTGTGGGGATTGGCGGGACATTCGATCAGGCTGCAGCCCTCGCGAAGCGCGCGATCATGGGCGTTCCAGGGGAGAGCGAGGAGGAGCTTCTGCTTCTCAGGAGGATCAACAATCTCGGAATAGGCCCCATGGGGCTCGGAGGTGACACCACAGCTCTGGGCGTGAAAATAGAGAGGGCGTTCTGCCACACAGCATCACTGCCTGTGGCCGTCAACCTCCAGTGCTGGGCGAACAGAAGGGCGACTGCCAGAGTGACGGAGGATGGATGGAGCATAGAGTGA
- a CDS encoding DUF166 domain-containing protein — MRVGVITRGKYGERLIDTIMKHTDFDVVHAAVPELLPGFIEDPDEFLRSIDLNEDVFSADLIVMYTLHPDLTPAIAKMAGERGVKALLIPGGIGRAGSIEELRSISERYNIYIEVDEICCTLEKVGVDAVDEFAERLGRPELRVELNSGRISRVDVVRGSPCGSTWHVASELIGKSTAEAPSLAGLACQQYPCRAVRGTPGGIHTSGDLHKNAMERALGLQSELDLPKQSRPIRIRGGVVETS; from the coding sequence ATGCGTGTTGGAGTGATCACCAGAGGCAAGTACGGAGAGCGGCTCATAGATACGATAATGAAGCATACCGACTTCGATGTGGTGCATGCGGCTGTTCCGGAGCTGCTCCCCGGATTCATCGAGGACCCGGACGAGTTTCTCAGGAGCATCGACCTGAATGAGGACGTCTTCAGCGCGGACCTGATTGTCATGTACACGCTGCATCCGGATCTCACGCCTGCAATAGCAAAAATGGCCGGGGAGCGCGGGGTGAAGGCGCTTCTGATACCCGGCGGCATCGGAAGGGCAGGCTCGATAGAGGAGCTGCGCAGCATCTCTGAGAGGTATAACATCTACATAGAGGTCGATGAGATCTGCTGCACCCTTGAGAAGGTCGGGGTGGATGCTGTCGACGAGTTCGCAGAGCGCCTGGGAAGACCGGAGCTGAGGGTCGAGCTGAACAGTGGCAGGATCAGCAGGGTGGATGTGGTTCGAGGATCGCCATGCGGCAGCACATGGCATGTCGCCAGCGAGCTCATCGGAAAGAGCACCGCTGAGGCGCCATCTCTCGCAGGCCTAGCATGCCAGCAGTATCCGTGCAGGGCTGTGCGCGGCACGCCTGGAGGTATTCACACATCAGGGGATCTGCACAAGAATGCGATGGAGCGCGCTCTGGGCCTGCAATCAGAGCTCGATCTTCCAAAACAGTCGAGGCCGATCAGGATAAGGGGTGGCGTTGTTGAGACGTCGTGA
- a CDS encoding radical SAM protein — MRRIDPKLMMRAVWQLRVRRRPFVLSHTVNTACNLRCSFCPHWRRRGREMRLGEITGMLDDASRFGIGAYNAWATEPLLRDDLPEILRHARSLGMITSLVTNGILLSERMNDLESLNYLTVSVDGIESLREIRGIDIDEIVDGIVEARRMGIEVLMNCVISDKNLEELTSLVKLARKIDAWISFEPLHEFDETECDDLRIRDMERYRSAIGKLIDLKSRGAPIINSITYLRMIQERDPKFRCHAADLILHVSADGRIYVCRVHDEPLGHVSGGISDVWRESREMRKKVSEGCSGCMFFGYVENSLLYEMVPEVMMHYEWM, encoded by the coding sequence ATGAGAAGAATCGATCCGAAGCTCATGATGAGAGCGGTGTGGCAGCTGCGTGTGAGACGCAGACCCTTTGTTCTATCGCACACTGTGAACACGGCCTGCAACCTCAGATGCAGCTTCTGCCCTCACTGGCGCAGGCGCGGCCGCGAGATGCGCCTCGGGGAGATTACAGGGATGCTGGATGACGCATCGCGATTCGGCATAGGCGCATACAATGCATGGGCCACCGAGCCTCTGCTCCGGGATGATCTTCCAGAGATCCTGAGGCACGCGAGATCTCTGGGAATGATAACATCGCTGGTGACGAACGGCATTCTGCTGAGCGAGAGGATGAATGATCTCGAGAGCCTCAACTACCTCACGGTCTCGGTGGACGGTATCGAGAGTCTCAGGGAGATAAGAGGTATAGATATCGATGAGATCGTGGATGGCATCGTGGAGGCCAGGAGAATGGGAATTGAGGTCCTGATGAACTGTGTGATCAGCGATAAAAATCTGGAAGAGCTCACAAGCCTTGTGAAGCTTGCCAGAAAGATCGATGCATGGATCTCGTTCGAGCCGCTCCACGAGTTTGATGAGACGGAGTGCGATGATCTGAGGATCAGAGATATGGAGCGCTACAGATCGGCGATCGGGAAGCTGATCGATCTCAAATCAAGAGGCGCTCCGATCATAAACTCAATCACATACCTCCGTATGATACAGGAGAGAGATCCAAAGTTCAGATGCCATGCAGCGGATCTGATACTCCATGTCTCAGCGGACGGGAGAATTTACGTCTGCCGCGTACATGACGAGCCTCTGGGCCATGTGTCCGGGGGCATATCAGATGTCTGGCGCGAGTCTCGCGAGATGCGTAAAAAGGTATCAGAGGGCTGCAGTGGATGCATGTTCTTCGGCTACGTCGAGAACAGCCTGCTATACGAGATGGTCCCTGAGGTCATGATGCACTACGAGTGGATGTAG